In Cytophagia bacterium CHB2, the DNA window TTTTCTCAGAGTCTTACTTTAGCACTGTCACTTTCCTTGTCATAGGCATGTATCTCACTTTGAATCGGGCAAATTTGCCTTGACGATTGCACGGAATGCTTGCCTACGCGTTTTCACAGGTAACTCAGCCACCAGTCTTTGCGGCGCTGCTTGACTTCGGCAAACCAATGACACAACGGATAGAGCATCACCAGGATTGCCAGCCATGCCGCATAAATCACCGGCAGACTCAGGCCATAATTCTCCGGTTTGGACATCGGGGGCATGCCGCGAAACAGCCAGGCCGTGTCGCCATAGAGGGCGTGTGCTGCAATCACGGTCACCGCATGAATGAGGAAGGCATGCACCACATAAAACAGGAACGGCGTGCGCCCGATCGTCACAACCATTCTGGCCAGCTTACCCTTGAGTTCGTGGACGCCAGCCAGTGCCATCAAAGCCGGGCCGAGCGTCATGGTCAAAAACAAGAGTGAGGGCGGATATTTTTCGCAATTGATAAAAGCGAGCGAAGTGGCCAACCAGTTGTCCTGCGGCGTCCAGGCTGCCGGGTCGCCATAAACGTTGGCAGCGCGCAACCCAACGAACAACAATGTCGCGCCCAGGCCGAGGCTGAAAGTCCACTTGCGCCGCTGACGCGCTTCCATCAGCATGATGGGGCCGAAGACATAACCCGCGGCCATAACGCCGATCCACGGGATCAGCGGGTAGAGCATAAAAAGTGTTTTACCTTCGGAGGGATGCACGAACCCGGGTTCGTGCAACATCATCCACAACCAACTTGCCGCGCCAAAACTCTCGGCGCGAATGCCGTCGAGCAAGTTGTGCCCGGCGATCATGACGAGCGCGAAGACGGCGATCGCCTTTCTCGGCAAATAAACCAGCCCGGCAAGTGTAATCATGGAGACACCGATGGCCCAGATGACTTGCAGAAAAATGAAATCGACTTGCACGCTAAACGTCCACGCGAATCGCATAACGACCAGCTCGACGAAGACGAGCCAAAGCCCGCGCGTGAGCAGGAAGCGGCTGATTTCACTTTTGCCGCGGCCGCGGCTGGCGTAGAGAAATGCGGACACGCCTGCAAGAAAAACGAAAATCGGCGCGCAGAAGTGGGTGATCCAACGCGTGAGAAACAGCGCCGAATCGTTCACGTCGCGTGGATTCACACTACTGGCGCCCAAAAAATCACGGGTATGATCCAGCACCATGATTACCATCACCAACCCGCGCAGCCAATCGATTGCGTCCAAGCGCGGACGCGCCAGCGTGGTTTGGTTGAGATTCGGCCGCGGTGAAGAAATCAACCGGAGTTCCTGCCGCGGAGCATCCAAAACTATTTCCATCGTTTCTCCCTGTTTCAGAATTTTTCCCTTTCAATGCCGCAATGAAGCGTTGCTTCGTTTTGATACTATTGCAGCATAAGCATTTTTTTAACTGCGGAAAAATTTCCAGCTTGCAGGCGGTAGAAGTAAACGCCGGAAGCCAGACCACTGCTGCGCCAACGAATTTGATGCTCGCCTGCGGCCATCATATGATTCGTCAGGGTGGCGACTTCACGGCCCAATGCGTCATAAATTTTCAATGTCGCCAGGCCGGCCCTGGGCAGCGAAAACGAGATGACGGTCTCCGGATTAAAGGGATTGGGATAGTTCTGCTCCAGCTTGAACGTCGATACGATAGCGGGATCGTCGTCAACCTCAGTCGTCACCTCAGTGACAAATTCATACACGCCGCCTTTGTTCAATCCCAAATAAAGCTTGTCAATCATGCCTTCATTGACATGCAGCAAATCCCAAACGCCGCCAAATTGTGCAGTCTTTTCGTGAACTTCCCGCCAGTTTTCTCCGGCATCGTCGCTAATGTAAACAATAAGCGGCTGCGGATCGGAGGTTTTGAACCACGACGCGGTATAAATGCGCCCGGGCCGCACCGGATTGATCGCGATGCCAAAGAAGAAGCGGCCGTCTTCGGCGAAAATTTCCTTCCACGTTTCACCGCCATCCGTGGTTCTCAGAATGTAGCTCTCCAATCCGGCATAGACGGTCTTCGAATCGTGCGGATGAATTACCACGGTTTTTCCCGTGCTGACGTCGTCGACGATCCGAGGCCATTCCCGCCAGGTAGCGCCGGCATCTTCAGATTTCCAAAGAAAGGCTTCCTCGATTGAATTCTGTCCGCCCACCCAAATTATTTTGGAGTCGTTGGCATCGATCGTAATAAAATTTACCCCTGTGGCCAGCCCGCCCCAATTGCCATGGCTGATCTGCCAGCTTCTGCCGCGATCAAGCGATTTCGCGACTACCGTAGCGCCGGTGGCAAAAAGAATGTTCGGCTGATGCGGATGGCGCTCGATTGCCAAGACGGTTTCCGAAAACGCGCCGCCAAAACCATTTTGGTAGGATGACCACGTCACCCCTGCATCCGTGGTGCGATAAAGCGAAACCGTATCAAATTGAGTAGAAGCGAGCATGGTATCCGCATCAAAAATGAGCAGCGCTCTGGCCCGCTTGCCTTGCAGCCCAATTGGCGTCCATAGCGTATCGCTAGTGCGAAGATCTTTCCGAGACAGCCCGTTGTCGGTCGTCGCATAGAGCTGCTGATCGTGCAGCCGTAACTGCTGAACGGTTTTTTCCTCCCAGGCCCAGAAAGCGCCATGTCACGGATCCGGCTTGAGCGAGCAGCGGTGGTGAGCCACTGGCCAAGAAAAGGACGAGCGCACCAGCGAGCGTCGCAACGGTTCGGCGGACTGCGATTTTTTTCTTGCAGAGGCGCATAGGCGAATCTCCTCAGCGCAGGGCCGGACTTGCCGCGGCCAATTCCTGGCGATTTTGCACAGGATCGGGCGCGAGTCTGACTCTGCCCATGTTGCGGTACCTGGTCAGATCATTGCTATTCGTGCCGCCCGGCAGCGACAACGGTGCTGCAGGTATTTCGTATGCTGTTGCAGCGCGCATTTTCTTGTTCTGCTGCGCCGCCGCCAAAGGCAACAACATCAAAGCAACGGCATTGCTTGATTCCACGATCATGTTGGGGTGAGACATATTCCCTTCCTGTTCGCTGGTCCGATTGCCAAGCGTTGCGGCGAGAGCGCCCAACGCCGAATAGTCGCGTGATGCGGGGACCACGCCTGCCAAACCGACTCCGCCCATGCTTGCACGCACCGGCTGTGTTCCTGCAAGCTTTGCGCTCTTGTGACGTCGAGAATCGTCATGTTTGCCAACGATGCCGGCGGCGCAAGCCACACGAAATGGTCGCAATGTTTCAGCGCGCCCCTCATCGCTTCCGTCATCTTGGCAATTTCAAATCAGCGCTCGCTGAGGAGAAATGAGCTGATCAAATGAACCGCGACGGATTGAATAGCTTGCCGCGACGGCACGCCCGGATGCTGAACCGCGCACGCGTCGACCCTCAGGCGATGCCCGGCGGGATGGCGATACTCGCCGTATGCTTTTGCCAGCACTCGCCGTAGATGACCCAACACCCGGGCGAGGCGCCGAGTGACGGATGAATCGGGCCGTCAGTATCCGGCGCCAGGGCTTGGCAGCCGCAACAGGCGAGGGTTTTGATTGGTGTTGCCATCGTCGTTTCAGGCCCGGCCCAAAGCCGGGCTTGCGCATTTGAATCCCCAAAATGTCTGACTGCACCGCCTCATGGCGGCGTATGATGAGTGTAGATTGACCGGCCATCTGCGCGGTATCGACAACTTTCGAATTGGTCGGCAGCCAGACCTCATCGAAGGTCGCCATGATGTTATTTGCGCCACCGAAAAAGCCGAGCACCTTCGCGGTTTCATTCCCGACGTTGCGCAGATCATGCGGCACCATGGTGGGCACCACGGCGATTTCACCCTGGCTAAGACGGCCTTCTTCCCCACCGACGCTGACTTCCACCTCGCCGGCGAGAATCAGCAATGATTCTTCAGCGCTATCGGTGTGGCGGCCCAGACTATCTCCCGGCTCCAGCTCGAAATACACTGCCGCAGAATTCCTGGTGCCCAGCGCACCAAGCAGCGGAAAGGTTGCGCGACAATGTTGCCTGGGATTGGTTTTTCCCGTGAACTCGGTCAATGCGAGCTTGTT includes these proteins:
- a CDS encoding DUF1624 domain-containing protein, with the protein product MEIVLDAPRQELRLISSPRPNLNQTTLARPRLDAIDWLRGLVMVIMVLDHTRDFLGASSVNPRDVNDSALFLTRWITHFCAPIFVFLAGVSAFLYASRGRGKSEISRFLLTRGLWLVFVELVVMRFAWTFSVQVDFIFLQVIWAIGVSMITLAGLVYLPRKAIAVFALVMIAGHNLLDGIRAESFGAASWLWMMLHEPGFVHPSEGKTLFMLYPLIPWIGVMAAGYVFGPIMLMEARQRRKWTFSLGLGATLLFVGLRAANVYGDPAAWTPQDNWLATSLAFINCEKYPPSLLFLTMTLGPALMALAGVHELKGKLARMVVTIGRTPFLFYVVHAFLIHAVTVIAAHALYGDTAWLFRGMPPMSKPENYGLSLPVIYAAWLAILVMLYPLCHWFAEVKQRRKDWWLSYL
- a CDS encoding T9SS type A sorting domain-containing protein; protein product: MLASTQFDTVSLYRTTDAGVTWSSYQNGFGGAFSETVLAIERHPHQPNILFATGATVVAKSLDRGRSWQISHGNWGGLATGVNFITIDANDSKIIWVGGQNSIEEAFLWKSEDAGATWREWPRIVDDVSTGKTVVIHPHDSKTVYAGLESYILRTTDGGETWKEIFAEDGRFFFGIAINPVRPGRIYTASWFKTSDPQPLIVYISDDAGENWREVHEKTAQFGGVWDLLHVNEGMIDKLYLGLNKGGVYEFVTEVTTEVDDDPAIVSTFKLEQNYPNPFNPETVISFSLPRAGLATLKIYDALGREVATLTNHMMAAGEHQIRWRSSGLASGVYFYRLQAGNFSAVKKMLMLQ
- a CDS encoding cupin domain-containing protein; its protein translation is MQKLNQETIMLTVNLNKLALTEFTGKTNPRQHCRATFPLLGALGTRNSAAVYFELEPGDSLGRHTDSAEESLLILAGEVEVSVGGEEGRLSQGEIAVVPTMVPHDLRNVGNETAKVLGFFGGANNIMATFDEVWLPTNSKVVDTAQMAGQSTLIIRRHEAVQSDILGIQMRKPGFGPGLKRRWQHQSKPSPVAAAKPWRRILTARFIRHSAPRPGVGSSTASAGKSIRRVSPSRRASPEGRRVRGSASGRAVAASYSIRRGSFDQLISPQRALI